Within Nitrospinota bacterium, the genomic segment TGTATGCTCATCAATCAACGTTAAAATCCGTAAAGGTCGTCCATCCTCCGTTCTCGTTGCTACAAAATCATAACTCCATACATGATCCTTAAACTGAGGCCTTAGTCTGATACCCGACAAATCCTTCGCTCAGAAACATTGAATTGTTCCATCACACGAAATACCGCTCGACGCTTCTTTGTCGGGCTTAATACTTTCCCTCAGCTACTTCCTTTAGAATCGCTTTGTCCAATGACAAATCAGCCACCAGCTTTCTCAGACGGGTATTTTCTTTCTCAACTTCCTTCAACCGTTTGGCTTGATCAACGCTCAAACTACCGTACTCTTTACGCCAGCGGTAATAGGTTTGCTCCGTTACTCCTATCTTTTTGCACACTTGACCAATCGTACTTCCTTTAGCCTGTAATACCTCTGCTTCTCGCAAATAACCTATAATCTGTTCAGATGAATATCTTTTCCTGGCCATCTTACCCCCCCCCTAATCAACAGGTTTTTGACCCAAATCCTAACATTAAATCTGGATCAGTTTTTGGGGGTAGGCCAGTATTCGTTCTACACCAAATTGTTCATCTTGAAGATTCACCACAGGATCTGGGTTAATCAGTGACATGTCTTATATCACTCATCAAACGCGCCATATATAAAGCGGCCGAAACACCTTTTCCTGAAACATCTACAAGAACGATTCCCCTATTTTTCATTTAAATAGCTTTGCCCTTATTAAAAGGAGGAAAAACAAAACTTCTTTATGTTGTGTTAAGCTTAACATATGCGTATTACATGGACCAATGAGCTAAACCATAAAGCTTGAAAAATACTTTTATGAAACAAAACAGTCTGACGGCCATTCTCCCTCAGATTCTACTCAGTCATAAGGAATGGTTTGAGTCGAAAGGCAATAAAGGAATATTCGCTGATCTGAGCGGAGAAAACTTACGCCAAGGAAATTTTAAAAATGCTGTATTGGTGGAGGCAAATTTACAGGGTGCTGATCTTCGAGAAGCCAGCTTTGAAAATGCTGATCTTCGTGGGGCAAACCTGCAGGATGCCCAACTGGAAGGATCATGCATGAAAAACGCAAACTTTGAAGAAACGGATTTGATGTGGGCCAATCTCGAGAATGCTGACCTGAGCAATACACGTATGGATGGGGCTTACCTTCATGGAGCCAATTTGAGAAATACAAATGTCAAAAATTCGCAAATCAAGTTTACCTGGACCGATGAGGATACATTGTTTCCACCTGGAGTGAAGCCACACCAATGAGTTTTAAGAGACAGACTATACTACTGGATAGATTGCCATATTTCACAAATGATCAAAAGTTTTTAACTCTTTCTACAAGTTCCGGTTTGTCTATGAATGGATTACGGTTACCCTGAATAATTTCTATCATGTCATTTC encodes:
- a CDS encoding transposase, whose product is MARKRYSSEQIIGYLREAEVLQAKGSTIGQVCKKIGVTEQTYYRWRKEYGSLSVDQAKRLKEVEKENTRLRKLVADLSLDKAILKEVAEGKY
- a CDS encoding SpoIIE family protein phosphatase, whose amino-acid sequence is MKNRGIVLVDVSGKGVSAALYMARLMSDIRHVTD
- a CDS encoding pentapeptide repeat-containing protein encodes the protein MKQNSLTAILPQILLSHKEWFESKGNKGIFADLSGENLRQGNFKNAVLVEANLQGADLREASFENADLRGANLQDAQLEGSCMKNANFEETDLMWANLENADLSNTRMDGAYLHGANLRNTNVKNSQIKFTWTDEDTLFPPGVKPHQ